One Mycobacteroides salmoniphilum DNA segment encodes these proteins:
- a CDS encoding ComEC/Rec2 family competence protein, with protein sequence MTHAYFVNAVRADESLLDLRLVPPALAAWAATAAGILWPIGYFLAAVLALGALGVHLFRRRLSKAFVTAALVVLIAGVGFSVAATMRRDGVQSHPLRSRVGHVVAVQLRVTDDPRSISGGRAMARADLVAMGDPAQPSAGSVVVFGSSSLLGAVAVGDTLQLRAVVTRSARHDLTVVTLAAVGEPTVIGHSPIHGAANSIRDRFVEVARSALPADQAALLPALVLGDTSALDEGTIAMFRTSGLTHLMAVSGANVSIVCGAVLLLGRLIGLRASVMLAGLVLIGFVILVRPSPSVLRAAAMGAIGLLGVLTARRRQAVPALAATALVLLAISPGLAVDIGFALSVVATAALVVLAPRWSVRLTARGWPKPLADALCIAVAAQVVTAPLIAAISGSVSLASVAANMVAGVVIAPITILGTAAAGLAVISPQTAGLLVRFCGPELWWLLRVADYAGAGGSTAISVPSGAIGFVIVAVALGFSLWLWRRWWFRAVVWFAALCVLALVISARLVS encoded by the coding sequence CTCCCGCGCTTGCCGCCTGGGCCGCTACCGCCGCGGGAATCCTGTGGCCCATAGGCTATTTCCTGGCCGCGGTGTTGGCCCTCGGAGCACTGGGCGTGCACCTGTTTCGTCGCCGGCTGAGCAAGGCCTTCGTCACCGCGGCGCTCGTCGTCCTCATCGCCGGTGTTGGATTTTCGGTTGCCGCGACGATGCGACGCGACGGGGTGCAGAGTCATCCCTTGCGCTCCCGCGTGGGACACGTTGTTGCGGTGCAGCTGCGGGTCACGGATGACCCGCGATCGATCAGCGGAGGGCGCGCGATGGCACGCGCCGACCTTGTCGCGATGGGCGATCCCGCACAGCCGAGTGCCGGCTCGGTCGTCGTCTTCGGGTCATCGTCGCTACTGGGCGCCGTCGCGGTCGGCGACACCCTCCAGCTGCGCGCGGTGGTCACCCGTTCCGCGCGGCATGATCTGACCGTCGTCACGCTCGCCGCCGTAGGAGAACCCACGGTCATCGGCCACTCGCCAATTCATGGTGCCGCCAATAGCATTCGTGATCGATTTGTCGAGGTCGCGCGAAGTGCGCTGCCTGCCGACCAAGCCGCGCTGCTGCCGGCACTGGTGTTGGGGGATACCAGCGCGCTCGATGAGGGCACCATCGCGATGTTTCGAACATCGGGACTTACCCACTTGATGGCGGTGTCGGGGGCCAACGTGTCCATCGTGTGTGGGGCCGTATTGTTGCTGGGGCGATTGATCGGCCTACGGGCCTCGGTGATGTTGGCGGGGCTCGTTCTGATCGGTTTCGTCATCCTCGTCAGGCCCTCACCGAGCGTGTTGAGAGCGGCGGCGATGGGTGCGATCGGGCTACTTGGTGTGCTGACAGCGCGGCGTCGGCAGGCAGTACCGGCCTTGGCGGCAACGGCTTTGGTGCTGCTCGCCATATCACCGGGTCTTGCCGTGGACATCGGGTTTGCGTTGTCGGTGGTCGCCACGGCGGCCCTGGTGGTGTTGGCGCCGCGCTGGTCGGTGCGCCTGACCGCCCGGGGCTGGCCCAAACCATTGGCCGATGCGCTATGCATCGCGGTGGCGGCGCAGGTGGTCACCGCGCCGCTGATCGCCGCGATCTCCGGAAGCGTCAGCCTGGCATCTGTGGCCGCGAACATGGTCGCGGGCGTCGTCATCGCGCCCATCACCATCCTGGGTACGGCGGCCGCGGGGCTTGCCGTGATCTCACCGCAGACCGCAGGTCTGCTGGTGCGGTTCTGTGGCCCGGAACTGTGGTGGCTGCTGCGCGTCGCCGACTATGCCGGCGCGGGTGGATCGACAGCGATTTCGGTGCCCTCGGGTGCGATCGGCTTCGTGATTGTGGCGGTCGCGCTGGGATTTTCGCTGTGGCTATGGCGCCGGTGGTGGTTCCGCGCAGTGGTCTGGTTCGCGGCGCTGTGTGTACTCGCGTTGGTTATCTCGGCGAGGCTGGTGAGCTGA
- a CDS encoding FAD-dependent oxidoreductase, whose product MTPEAREHRDHAVVLGAGMAGLLAARVLSESYASVTVVERDELGADATARTGVRQGQHIHMFMSSGTEALEQLFPGILAELRADGATVCDEGDLSRVRMLIGPHEMFNRSEKFSDPGTFKLYLTTRPFLESHVRQNVRLIDNVRFLDGHDVIEPMTEEHRVTGVRVARRSTGLVTTLIADLVVDATGRTPRTQTFLDRLGCERPAEVRMTSPVTYASQLLHVPDDVDLDKLTFFNPAPEHPHGGAIARCENGTVMMTLGTFNQDEPPTTFAEMISFAEQFVPTELLDTVRSAVPIGDVHTYRYREAVWRRYDQIQQFPEGLLVIGDAICSLDPIKGQGMTMALVEAVTLRDCLIAGDAELAHRYFGAVGRRINAVWQQNKMAAPLLTGTPANASVTQRIAWRLLAWWALTMMSAAREDIRITETILRVSHLHDSPSLMRRPAFLLRVLRHGRRRHDVPDQVPQRQFAVSGT is encoded by the coding sequence ATGACACCTGAAGCGCGGGAACACAGAGATCACGCAGTAGTCCTGGGGGCCGGGATGGCCGGACTACTGGCAGCCAGGGTGCTGTCGGAGTCTTACGCATCGGTCACCGTGGTCGAGCGCGACGAATTGGGAGCGGACGCCACCGCGCGCACCGGCGTGCGGCAGGGTCAGCACATCCACATGTTCATGAGCTCGGGCACCGAGGCGCTGGAACAACTCTTCCCCGGAATTCTCGCAGAGCTCCGGGCCGATGGGGCCACCGTGTGCGATGAGGGTGACCTCTCCCGCGTCAGGATGCTGATCGGGCCACATGAGATGTTCAACCGATCAGAGAAGTTCAGTGACCCAGGAACCTTCAAGCTGTACCTCACGACCCGGCCCTTCCTGGAATCACATGTACGACAAAATGTTCGACTGATCGACAATGTCAGATTCCTCGACGGACACGATGTCATCGAGCCCATGACCGAGGAGCATCGCGTCACGGGCGTTCGGGTAGCGCGACGATCCACGGGGCTGGTCACGACGCTCATCGCGGACCTGGTGGTTGACGCCACCGGGCGGACTCCGCGGACTCAGACCTTTTTGGATCGCCTCGGGTGTGAAAGGCCTGCCGAGGTCCGCATGACATCGCCCGTCACCTACGCCAGTCAGCTGCTGCACGTTCCCGATGATGTCGACCTGGACAAGCTGACCTTCTTCAACCCGGCACCAGAACACCCCCACGGTGGAGCAATCGCACGCTGCGAGAACGGCACCGTGATGATGACCCTGGGCACATTCAATCAGGACGAACCGCCCACCACCTTCGCCGAAATGATCTCCTTCGCCGAACAATTCGTACCCACCGAGCTCTTGGACACCGTCCGGTCGGCAGTACCGATTGGCGACGTGCACACCTACCGATACCGCGAAGCCGTGTGGCGACGCTATGACCAGATTCAGCAGTTCCCCGAGGGTCTGCTGGTGATCGGAGACGCGATCTGCAGCCTGGATCCCATCAAGGGACAAGGGATGACGATGGCCCTTGTCGAGGCGGTGACTTTGCGCGACTGCCTTATCGCGGGCGACGCCGAACTCGCCCATCGGTACTTCGGGGCCGTCGGCCGACGCATCAACGCGGTGTGGCAACAGAACAAAATGGCCGCTCCCCTGTTAACCGGAACACCCGCGAATGCCTCTGTCACACAACGCATCGCCTGGAGGCTGTTGGCGTGGTGGGCGCTCACGATGATGTCCGCCGCGCGTGAGGACATTCGCATCACCGAAACGATCCTGCGCGTCAGCCACCTGCACGACTCCCCATCGCTGATGCGACGGCCTGCATTCCTGCTGCGGGTGCTGCGCCACGGCCGGCGGCGGCACGACGTACCCGATCAAGTACCTCAGCGCCAGTTCGCCGTTTCCGGGACGTAG